From the genome of Bacteroides sp. MSB163, one region includes:
- a CDS encoding RagB/SusD family nutrient uptake outer membrane protein, which yields MNKFNIIKVCTVCMIGIGMASCNDSFMDRFPIAEISPENSFKSAQDLELYTNGFYENLPKINDIVRGDNTSDNILYSNVPMEQRSAERDIPSEAGSSGWSWGALRKINIFFDNYTRCEDKVAALKYEGVARFFRAWFYFDKVKRFGGVPWYETEIKTDDEDLLYKPRDSREFIMNKTIEDLEIAVERLGTTRKPDQISKWTALAFLSRVCLYEGTYRKYHTELNLPDADKLLEKAYKAAERVMNESGYSLYTTGNSDVDYRDLFASDDLKEAEVILGRRYSLVLNKMHNTNYYFLSKTQQDVGLTKDFVNTYLLANGTPFTAQTDYATMQFKDEMKNRDKRLAQTIRSVGYTRIDSDKPLLPDLEASMTGYQIAKFISKEAQDGDGASYQDVAIIRYAEVLLNYAEAKAELGVITQDDIDKSIRLIRVRAGMPNLNLATSNSNPDGILASEYTNVTGSNKGVILEIRRERRIELALEGFRYDDLMRWKMGKLLEPHFTGMYFPSLGEFDLDGDGTADLLLYDDKAPESKAKQKIKVGGVLQLTEGKRGYLVGFLNITKKFDETRDYLYPIPSGDILLNKNLEQNPNWK from the coding sequence ATGAATAAATTCAATATAATAAAAGTTTGTACTGTTTGTATGATAGGCATAGGCATGGCCTCATGCAACGACTCATTCATGGACAGATTCCCTATCGCGGAAATATCGCCGGAGAACTCATTCAAGTCTGCACAAGACCTCGAATTGTATACTAATGGGTTTTATGAGAATCTTCCGAAAATCAATGATATTGTCCGAGGAGATAATACATCAGATAATATACTTTACAGCAATGTACCTATGGAACAACGAAGTGCGGAAAGAGATATTCCATCCGAAGCCGGTAGTAGTGGCTGGAGTTGGGGAGCTCTCCGGAAAATCAATATTTTCTTTGATAACTACACACGTTGTGAAGACAAAGTTGCCGCACTGAAGTATGAAGGTGTTGCCCGTTTCTTCAGAGCCTGGTTCTACTTCGACAAAGTGAAACGCTTTGGTGGTGTGCCCTGGTATGAAACAGAAATCAAAACAGACGATGAAGACTTGCTATATAAGCCCAGAGATTCACGTGAATTCATTATGAACAAAACGATTGAAGATCTGGAAATAGCAGTGGAACGTCTGGGTACTACCAGAAAACCGGACCAGATATCCAAATGGACTGCATTAGCTTTCTTGTCCCGCGTATGTCTCTACGAAGGTACTTATCGTAAATATCACACAGAACTAAATCTTCCCGATGCCGACAAACTACTGGAGAAAGCATATAAAGCAGCGGAAAGAGTAATGAATGAATCGGGCTATAGTTTATATACCACAGGAAATTCCGATGTCGATTACAGGGACTTGTTTGCTTCCGATGATCTGAAAGAGGCAGAAGTTATTTTGGGAAGACGTTACTCGTTGGTATTGAATAAGATGCATAATACAAACTATTATTTTCTATCAAAAACCCAACAAGACGTAGGGCTGACCAAAGACTTTGTGAATACCTATCTGTTGGCCAACGGAACACCGTTCACCGCTCAAACAGATTATGCTACCATGCAGTTCAAGGATGAAATGAAGAACCGGGACAAACGTCTGGCACAGACAATCCGTTCAGTGGGATATACCCGGATTGACAGCGACAAACCATTACTTCCCGACTTAGAAGCCTCCATGACGGGATACCAGATTGCTAAATTCATATCCAAAGAGGCACAGGATGGAGATGGTGCATCCTATCAGGATGTAGCTATCATTCGCTATGCGGAAGTTCTTCTGAATTATGCCGAAGCCAAGGCTGAACTGGGAGTAATCACACAGGATGACATTGATAAGTCTATAAGGCTGATTCGCGTAAGAGCCGGAATGCCAAATCTGAATCTTGCTACATCCAATTCCAATCCGGACGGGATACTTGCAAGCGAATACACCAACGTAACCGGAAGTAATAAAGGCGTCATTCTGGAAATCAGACGCGAACGCCGCATAGAATTAGCTCTCGAAGGATTCCGCTATGATGACTTGATGCGCTGGAAAATGGGTAAACTACTTGAACCTCATTTCACAGGTATGTATTTCCCCTCACTGGGTGAATTTGATTTGGACGGAGATGGCACAGCCGATCTTCTGCTTTACGACGATAAAGCACCCGAAAGTAAAGCGAAACAAAAAATCAAAGTGGGAGGTGTCCTTCAGCTGACAGAAGGGAAACGAGGCTATCTGGTTGGTTTCCTGAATATAACGAAGAAATTTGATGAAACACGCGATTACCTATATCCGATACCGTCAGGTGATATCTTGCTGAACAAGAATCTGGAGCAAAACCCGAATTGGAAATAA
- a CDS encoding ATP-binding protein, protein MKFYDREQETTKLQEIQQKSLLQAQMTIITGRRRIGKTQLLLNVTAKQPTLYFFVARKAEADLIADFQAIIARNLNIPVFGQVTSFAELFRFLMEYSATHPFNLIIDEFQEFFNINPAIYSEMQHYWDVNKDKSRINLLLSGSVYSLMQKIFQNSKEPLFGRATAYIRLKPFRTDVLKLILSDHHARYTNEDLLALYAFTGGVAKYVQLFMDNGIFTKKKMLDYMIQEDSLFIAEGKNMLVEEFGKDYAVYFSILAAIARGENTRAKIEAAVQKELGGYLSRLEKDFSLIEKSIPLLAKVETKNVRYRLCDNFLSFWFRFIFKYYYMVEIGSYTMLREIIERDYEIFSGLALEKYFTARFMEEQRSTRIGGFWDRKGENEIDLITLNELEKSARIIEVKRQKRKIDMERLRAKGGFFIESSGLKDYQVEYMGLSMEDM, encoded by the coding sequence ATGAAATTCTACGATAGAGAACAAGAAACAACTAAATTGCAGGAGATACAGCAGAAATCACTTCTGCAAGCTCAAATGACTATCATTACAGGACGGAGACGTATCGGTAAAACCCAGCTACTACTGAATGTCACGGCGAAGCAACCCACGCTATATTTCTTTGTGGCACGCAAAGCAGAAGCCGACCTCATCGCCGACTTTCAAGCCATCATAGCCCGCAATCTGAACATCCCCGTCTTCGGACAAGTAACTTCTTTTGCAGAACTGTTCCGCTTTCTCATGGAATACTCCGCCACTCATCCCTTCAATCTCATTATTGATGAGTTTCAAGAATTCTTCAATATCAACCCAGCCATTTACAGCGAAATGCAACACTATTGGGATGTCAACAAAGACAAGAGCCGAATAAACCTGCTACTCAGCGGTTCTGTTTATTCATTGATGCAAAAGATATTCCAGAACAGCAAGGAACCGCTATTCGGCAGAGCCACAGCGTATATCCGGCTGAAACCTTTCCGCACAGACGTGCTGAAGCTAATTCTATCCGACCACCACGCCCGCTATACAAACGAGGATTTACTCGCTCTATACGCATTTACCGGAGGCGTGGCAAAGTATGTACAACTCTTTATGGACAACGGCATTTTTACCAAAAAGAAGATGTTGGACTATATGATACAGGAAGACTCACTCTTCATTGCCGAAGGGAAAAATATGCTCGTTGAAGAATTCGGAAAAGATTACGCCGTCTATTTTTCTATTCTGGCCGCTATTGCAAGGGGAGAAAACACACGTGCCAAAATAGAAGCTGCCGTTCAGAAAGAACTCGGCGGTTACTTGTCCCGATTGGAAAAAGACTTTAGCCTTATCGAAAAGAGTATCCCGCTGCTGGCCAAGGTAGAAACCAAAAACGTACGCTATCGACTATGCGACAACTTCTTGTCATTCTGGTTCCGCTTCATCTTCAAGTATTACTATATGGTTGAGATCGGCTCCTACACTATGCTACGTGAGATTATAGAACGCGATTATGAAATATTCAGTGGTCTGGCATTAGAGAAATATTTCACGGCACGCTTCATGGAAGAGCAACGCAGCACCCGCATAGGCGGTTTCTGGGATCGGAAAGGAGAGAACGAAATAGACCTTATCACATTGAACGAGTTAGAGAAGTCCGCGCGCATCATTGAAGTGAAACGCCAGAAACGAAAAATAGATATGGAACGTTTACGGGCTAAAGGAGGTTTCTTCATTGAAAGTTCCGGCTTAAAAGATTATCAGGTAGAATATATGGGATTATCTATGGAAGACATGTAA
- a CDS encoding glycerophosphodiester phosphodiesterase family protein, producing MKIDKTCIIGFFFSLFLLVACGSDNEPSVPEEPDPMEEPYPEVTESERASIPVSLQKRDHVQICAHRGYWKDAPENSVKAVTLAIENKIDMIELDVRMSKDGKLVLMHDATIERTTNGTGKVSELSYKELSSYNLYHEGELTEEKVPLFKDILSTARGKIYIDIDVKISDYKAVYDLVKQYGMLSQVLFTVYDVAAAKKVVNLDENAILLPVIYEMQDLENYLAIRKPLPVAQFNSAAFTDDILAKASENGVFLFKNIYINTNITPTSDNYKQVKAFLIKEGSIIQTDYPVELKEYLKNN from the coding sequence ATGAAAATAGATAAAACATGTATAATAGGATTTTTCTTTTCTCTGTTTCTGTTAGTAGCTTGCGGAAGTGATAATGAGCCATCCGTTCCGGAAGAACCTGACCCAATGGAAGAGCCCTACCCCGAAGTTACTGAAAGTGAGCGAGCATCTATTCCCGTTTCATTGCAGAAGAGAGACCACGTGCAGATATGTGCCCATCGGGGATACTGGAAAGATGCGCCGGAAAACTCCGTCAAAGCGGTAACTCTGGCTATTGAGAACAAAATAGATATGATAGAGTTAGACGTGAGGATGTCAAAAGATGGAAAGCTGGTATTGATGCACGATGCCACTATCGAACGTACGACAAATGGCACTGGAAAAGTATCGGAATTGAGTTACAAGGAATTAAGTTCGTACAATCTGTATCATGAGGGAGAATTGACGGAAGAAAAAGTACCGCTCTTCAAAGATATTCTATCAACCGCCAGAGGGAAGATCTACATTGATATAGATGTGAAGATTTCCGATTATAAGGCAGTATACGACTTGGTAAAGCAATATGGTATGCTTTCCCAGGTACTGTTTACAGTCTATGATGTGGCAGCAGCCAAGAAGGTGGTGAATCTGGATGAAAACGCCATCCTCTTACCAGTCATCTACGAAATGCAGGATCTGGAAAATTATCTGGCAATTCGCAAACCTCTTCCCGTTGCCCAGTTCAATAGCGCTGCTTTCACAGACGACATTCTGGCCAAAGCATCCGAAAACGGTGTTTTCCTATTCAAAAACATTTACATAAACACCAATATTACTCCGACTTCGGATAACTACAAACAAGTGAAAGCATTTCTGATAAAAGAAGGAAGTATCATACAGACAGATTATCCCGTTGAACTGAAAGAGTATTTAAAAAACAATTAA
- a CDS encoding glycerophosphodiester phosphodiesterase family protein, with the protein MKRILSISVLLIAYLATFAQGHFKEIEKSFKEPETKSILVVSHRADWRNAPENSLQAIQNCIDMGVDMVEIDLKKTKDGHLVLMHDKMIDRTMNGKGSPEDYTLAELKAMRLKNGAGIKTRHQIPTFEEVMNLCKGKIMVNVDKGYDYFKDAYEVLKKTGTADQCVMKASLPYKQVKAENGEVLDKMIFMPVIQLHKEGAEAIIDGYLKHMKPQAFELVFNNDSPEVQRLIKKVHDSGAKIFINSLWPELCGGHDDDRAIELHQPNESWGWIINQGAKLIQTDRPAILLQYLKDKKLHK; encoded by the coding sequence ATGAAAAGGATATTATCAATATCAGTATTACTGATCGCTTATTTGGCAACATTTGCCCAAGGACATTTTAAAGAGATAGAAAAGAGCTTCAAGGAACCGGAGACTAAATCGATTCTTGTTGTTTCCCATCGTGCCGATTGGCGCAATGCACCGGAAAATTCCTTGCAGGCTATCCAGAACTGCATCGATATGGGTGTAGATATGGTGGAAATCGACCTGAAGAAAACAAAAGATGGTCACCTGGTACTGATGCACGATAAAATGATAGACCGCACAATGAACGGTAAAGGAAGTCCGGAGGATTATACTCTGGCAGAGCTAAAAGCCATGAGACTGAAAAATGGTGCCGGAATCAAAACCCGGCATCAGATTCCTACCTTTGAGGAAGTCATGAATCTATGTAAAGGCAAGATCATGGTAAATGTAGACAAAGGCTATGACTACTTCAAAGATGCGTATGAAGTACTAAAGAAAACCGGCACCGCAGACCAATGTGTGATGAAAGCCAGCCTGCCCTATAAACAAGTGAAAGCTGAAAATGGCGAAGTGCTGGATAAGATGATTTTCATGCCTGTTATCCAGTTACACAAAGAGGGAGCAGAAGCAATCATAGACGGGTATCTGAAACACATGAAGCCACAGGCTTTTGAATTAGTCTTCAATAACGACAGCCCTGAAGTGCAGCGCCTCATCAAGAAGGTTCACGACAGTGGAGCAAAGATATTCATCAACTCCCTCTGGCCCGAGCTTTGTGGCGGACATGATGATGACCGTGCCATAGAACTGCATCAGCCGAACGAGAGCTGGGGATGGATCATCAACCAGGGAGCAAAACTGATTCAGACAGACCGTCCCGCTATATTGCTGCAATACTTAAAGGATAAGAAACTGCACAAGTAA
- a CDS encoding PQQ-binding-like beta-propeller repeat protein, translating into MKNTILIILTALLWMACSDEDKVNIKPVAAFKASEVIVQEGQSVAFTDLSFDQDGQIAKWAWDFGNGSSSEEQSPITEYSAAGEYTVTLSVWDNQGTQNANTFSKTITVKEKSTADVEPEIAWEFQTPCGFQDVSPAIDDHGNVVVGCDANNARGGQNIWVINNGTEVWHYSSGDVIRSSAAIADDGTIYVGSYDKKLYAFSASSSAPLGTFDLGATAKFSSPAIDKDGTVFFSANKKLFAINAAPGMTEKWNADCEGTTQSTPVIGDDAVYICSNSGKLYAFAKNDGKKRWTVEYGKTCTSVPAIGEDGTIYLCGETADGGIVMAVNPDGTVKWQQYSASAFANSGISLSIDGYLYVGNSDGDMLCYTQEDGTSVWKFKAQGQIRSVPAIDNAGNIYFGDGKGYFYVLNSKGKLSYKEIQLGANIWSSPVIDKNGLIYVCTDVTKSSEPGKVFALRTHATGAQQGWSMRSGDYKRNARKK; encoded by the coding sequence ATGAAAAATACAATATTAATAATACTGACTGCACTTCTATGGATGGCATGCAGTGATGAAGATAAAGTGAATATAAAACCAGTGGCGGCTTTCAAGGCAAGTGAAGTCATCGTCCAGGAAGGACAGTCTGTAGCTTTCACCGACTTGTCATTTGACCAGGACGGACAAATAGCCAAATGGGCATGGGATTTTGGCAATGGCAGTTCTTCCGAAGAGCAATCTCCAATAACGGAATATTCTGCGGCCGGAGAATATACAGTGACTTTATCCGTCTGGGATAATCAAGGGACACAGAATGCAAATACATTCAGTAAGACTATCACTGTAAAAGAAAAGTCTACTGCTGACGTAGAACCCGAAATAGCATGGGAATTCCAGACACCATGCGGCTTTCAGGATGTATCTCCTGCCATCGACGATCATGGAAATGTCGTTGTGGGCTGCGATGCAAACAATGCACGCGGCGGGCAAAATATATGGGTAATAAACAATGGAACAGAAGTCTGGCATTATTCTTCGGGCGACGTAATCCGTTCTTCGGCTGCAATAGCAGATGATGGTACTATCTATGTGGGCAGCTATGACAAGAAACTATACGCCTTCTCCGCCAGTTCATCCGCACCATTGGGAACATTTGATCTGGGTGCCACAGCCAAGTTCAGTAGCCCGGCTATAGATAAAGATGGTACAGTATTTTTCTCTGCCAATAAAAAGTTATTTGCCATCAATGCGGCACCGGGTATGACCGAAAAGTGGAATGCCGATTGTGAAGGGACTACGCAATCTACTCCAGTAATAGGCGATGATGCTGTATACATCTGTTCCAATAGTGGTAAACTTTATGCTTTTGCCAAAAATGACGGAAAGAAGAGATGGACTGTGGAATATGGAAAGACTTGTACTTCAGTTCCCGCCATAGGAGAAGACGGCACCATTTATCTATGTGGTGAAACGGCGGATGGTGGAATAGTAATGGCTGTAAATCCGGATGGGACTGTAAAATGGCAACAATATTCAGCCTCAGCCTTCGCTAATTCCGGTATCTCGCTGAGTATCGACGGATATTTGTATGTAGGCAATTCTGACGGAGATATGCTTTGCTATACTCAGGAAGACGGTACCTCTGTCTGGAAGTTCAAGGCACAAGGACAGATTCGTTCGGTACCTGCAATAGACAATGCCGGAAATATTTACTTCGGTGACGGAAAAGGCTACTTCTATGTACTAAATTCAAAAGGAAAACTGAGTTATAAGGAAATTCAGTTGGGAGCAAACATCTGGTCATCTCCTGTTATTGATAAGAATGGACTTATCTACGTTTGCACCGATGTTACCAAATCATCAGAGCCAGGCAAGGTATTCGCACTCAGAACCCATGCAACAGGAGCACAACAAGGTTGGTCCATGCGGAGTGGAGACTACAAGAGAAACGCCCGTAAAAAATAA
- a CDS encoding MFS transporter has product MLKHIIDFYKVSAPAPCNGESLPEQKRRLKHLQWSTFLAATLGYSMYYVCRLSLNIVKKPIVDEGIFSETELGIIGSVLFFTYAIGKFSNGFLADRSNINRFMSTGLLVTALVNLCLGFVNSFILFAILWGISGWFQSMGAASCVVGLSRWFPDKERGSFYGFWSASHNIGEAMTFIIVASVVSVLGWRYGFLGAGMVGLLGTLLIWRFFHDTPESKGLPPINAPKEKKVMSALETKEFNRAQKAVLRNPAIWILALSSAFMYISRYAVNSWGIFYLEAQKGYSTLDASFIISISSVCGIIGTMLSGVISDKLFKGRRNAPALIFGLTNVLALCLFLLVPGVHFWLDALAMILFGIGIGVLICFLGGLMAVDIAPRNASGAALGVVGIASYIGAGLQDVMSGILIEGQKTVVNGTDVYDFTYINWFWIGAATLSVVLALLVWNAKSADTE; this is encoded by the coding sequence ATGTTGAAACATATCATTGATTTTTACAAGGTGTCGGCTCCGGCACCTTGTAACGGGGAATCTTTGCCCGAACAAAAGCGTCGGTTGAAGCATCTGCAATGGTCCACTTTCCTTGCGGCAACTCTCGGATATAGTATGTACTATGTATGCCGTCTGAGCCTGAACATCGTTAAGAAGCCGATTGTAGATGAAGGCATCTTCTCCGAAACTGAATTAGGTATCATTGGTTCTGTATTATTCTTCACCTATGCCATAGGTAAGTTCTCTAACGGTTTCTTGGCGGACAGAAGCAATATCAACCGCTTCATGTCAACGGGATTGCTGGTGACGGCACTGGTAAACTTGTGTCTGGGCTTTGTGAACTCGTTCATCTTGTTCGCCATATTATGGGGTATCAGCGGTTGGTTTCAGTCTATGGGAGCGGCATCCTGCGTTGTAGGGTTATCACGCTGGTTTCCAGACAAGGAACGCGGTTCATTCTATGGTTTTTGGAGTGCCAGTCACAACATAGGCGAAGCAATGACGTTCATCATTGTGGCCTCCGTCGTGAGTGTGCTCGGATGGCGTTATGGATTTCTGGGTGCAGGCATGGTAGGTCTATTAGGCACATTACTTATCTGGCGTTTCTTCCACGATACACCCGAAAGCAAGGGGCTTCCTCCGATCAACGCACCGAAAGAAAAGAAAGTGATGAGCGCACTGGAGACGAAAGAATTTAACCGTGCACAGAAAGCTGTGTTAAGGAATCCGGCAATCTGGATACTTGCCCTCAGCAGTGCATTCATGTACATCAGCCGTTATGCTGTGAATAGTTGGGGAATATTTTATCTGGAGGCACAGAAAGGCTACTCAACATTGGATGCCAGTTTCATTATTTCTATCAGTTCGGTATGTGGCATCATAGGCACTATGCTTTCCGGGGTAATCTCAGACAAGCTGTTTAAAGGACGCCGCAATGCACCGGCACTTATATTCGGATTAACGAATGTATTGGCGCTTTGCTTGTTTCTATTGGTGCCTGGTGTACACTTCTGGTTGGATGCCTTGGCGATGATACTGTTTGGGATAGGCATCGGAGTGCTGATTTGCTTCCTCGGCGGACTGATGGCCGTCGATATTGCCCCGCGCAATGCTTCGGGAGCCGCTCTCGGAGTGGTAGGCATTGCCAGTTACATCGGTGCAGGGTTGCAGGATGTAATGAGTGGTATATTGATAGAAGGGCAAAAAACCGTAGTGAACGGAACAGATGTGTATGATTTCACCTATATCAACTGGTTCTGGATTGGCGCGGCGACGTTGTCGGTAGTGCTGGCGTTGCTGGTATGGAATGCAAAGTCGGCAGATACAGAATAA
- a CDS encoding DUF5004 domain-containing protein, whose product MKALKSLYALLLLSLMTGAFFTACNDTDDGSYVAPITLGEKIQGKWTLKSIRQVDEINGQALDLTGKFNFTSFTIDLKTDADNVPTSFHIEGSAPALLPNTGTWNMEKPFTNADGTASKILLYSDASQSKKAGELTVTATPGANRVLEFKMTRKVKGQPFVSYVYNLVPVTE is encoded by the coding sequence ATGAAAGCATTGAAATCCTTGTATGCTTTACTACTACTGTCATTGATGACCGGTGCATTTTTCACCGCCTGCAATGATACCGACGACGGTTCTTATGTAGCTCCCATCACCTTAGGCGAGAAAATCCAGGGAAAGTGGACGCTCAAATCAATCCGGCAAGTGGACGAAATCAACGGGCAGGCACTCGACCTGACCGGGAAGTTCAACTTCACCTCGTTCACCATCGACCTGAAAACGGATGCGGACAACGTCCCCACCTCTTTCCATATAGAAGGCAGTGCCCCCGCCCTTCTGCCCAACACAGGTACATGGAACATGGAAAAACCGTTTACCAACGCCGACGGAACAGCCAGCAAGATATTGCTCTATTCCGATGCTTCCCAGTCGAAGAAAGCGGGAGAACTCACCGTCACCGCCACACCGGGTGCCAACCGCGTGCTGGAGTTCAAGATGACACGCAAAGTAAAAGGCCAGCCTTTCGTATCGTATGTGTATAACCTGGTACCCGTTACCGAATAA
- a CDS encoding DUF6377 domain-containing protein — translation MKKSLFLLFLLSVTGCLRGYSASLPLDTMLVQLDTHLANSKQYIDRKEKQIAEWRRKLGEAVSDEKRYEAFIHLFDEYKSYKYDSAYTYANRSLHLAEKLHNRGYVAEANGGIVFCLLSSGLFKEAFDVISRIDITDVSLSSRIAYYSLYSRLYYDIADYNHEAPFQNEYIEKGSLYTDSLLRLLPEKSLKWWYSVGQKQMKERQYDASISSFSTLLQRKDLDPHTEAIVSSSLGWMYYGRNDKELAMTYLIRAAIGDIRSATKETTALRVLAGLLYERGDINRANKYVRLALEDANFYNARHRKIEVGSILPIIEQDRFDIVKKQRNVLIGFVSLVSLLFILLLIATLIIYKQVKKLRTARHTIEERNQQLQQTNNQLSEANNIKDEYIGYSFYLNSEYIDKMETLYKMINRKIAARQYDDLRTSFKEADLNKERDNMYASFDETFLKLFPGFITAYNKLFPAEEHTRSDNEKSLTSEMRIFALIRLGICETERIAKFLNYSIHTINTYKTRVKNKSLVSNEQFEAKIMEIAAVAPQ, via the coding sequence ATGAAAAAAAGCCTCTTTCTTCTCTTCCTGTTATCCGTTACCGGTTGCCTCAGAGGGTATTCCGCCTCTCTGCCTTTGGATACTATGCTCGTGCAACTGGACACCCACCTGGCAAACAGTAAGCAATATATCGACCGGAAAGAGAAACAAATAGCCGAATGGCGACGGAAACTCGGGGAAGCCGTATCCGACGAGAAACGTTACGAAGCCTTCATCCACCTGTTCGACGAATATAAATCCTATAAATACGACTCAGCCTACACCTACGCCAACAGATCCCTGCACCTGGCAGAGAAACTGCACAACCGGGGATACGTAGCAGAAGCAAATGGAGGAATCGTATTCTGCCTGTTGTCCTCGGGACTGTTCAAAGAAGCCTTCGATGTGATAAGCAGAATTGATATTACAGACGTGTCCCTCTCCAGCCGGATAGCCTACTACTCCCTGTACAGCCGGTTGTACTACGACATTGCTGACTACAACCACGAAGCCCCTTTCCAAAACGAATATATAGAAAAGGGAAGTCTCTATACCGATTCATTGCTAAGGCTGCTTCCCGAAAAATCACTGAAATGGTGGTACTCCGTAGGCCAAAAGCAAATGAAAGAGCGGCAATATGACGCCTCCATTTCCTCGTTCAGCACCCTATTACAGAGGAAAGACCTCGATCCGCATACGGAAGCAATCGTTTCATCCAGCCTGGGCTGGATGTATTACGGCCGTAATGATAAGGAACTTGCCATGACCTACCTGATACGGGCCGCCATCGGAGACATCCGTTCCGCCACCAAAGAGACCACCGCCCTGCGTGTATTGGCCGGACTGCTTTATGAACGAGGCGACATCAACCGCGCCAACAAATACGTACGTCTGGCACTGGAGGACGCCAATTTCTACAACGCCCGCCATCGCAAGATTGAGGTAGGCTCCATCCTGCCCATCATCGAGCAAGACCGCTTCGACATCGTAAAGAAACAACGGAATGTGCTGATAGGGTTTGTCTCCCTCGTATCCTTATTATTCATCCTGCTGCTGATTGCCACCCTCATCATCTACAAGCAGGTGAAGAAACTGCGTACCGCCCGCCACACCATCGAAGAGCGCAACCAACAGTTACAGCAGACCAACAACCAGTTGTCCGAGGCCAATAACATCAAAGACGAATACATCGGCTATTCCTTCTATCTGAATTCCGAATACATCGACAAGATGGAAACCCTCTACAAGATGATTAACCGGAAGATAGCCGCACGCCAATACGACGACCTGCGTACCTCCTTCAAAGAAGCCGACCTGAACAAAGAACGGGATAACATGTACGCCTCCTTCGACGAAACCTTTCTGAAATTATTCCCCGGTTTCATCACCGCTTACAACAAACTATTCCCCGCCGAAGAACATACACGCAGTGACAACGAGAAATCGCTCACTTCCGAAATGCGCATCTTTGCGCTGATACGCCTGGGCATCTGCGAGACAGAACGTATCGCCAAATTCCTGAATTATTCCATCCACACCATCAACACCTACAAAACCCGCGTTAAAAACAAGTCGCTGGTGTCAAACGAACAGTTTGAAGCAAAGATTATGGAAATAGCCGCCGTTGCCCCTCAATAA